From Acidimicrobiia bacterium, one genomic window encodes:
- a CDS encoding DMT family transporter, translated as MGFVFGIGSAFFFALSSVLIRIGQRHRTGDDGVLMTVSVNVVVLGLAASLAVRPPWSATGVVALLAAGVVGSVLGRSFNLRAVRMIGSTRSSAFITGTPVAAAAVGWIVLEEAVSPIEGFGGLLVIGGLLWLIRLRAGPAGLATGERVPTRFYVIAALAPMFFGTAFVMRKWGLQRFDSSVIGAFLGATAAFAVLMSVDVIRGAIRDRIAANVHAIPWWFVAAGVTTSIALLSQFSAFAYLPAWVVGILQATQGIWAIGLGMLFLKGDEHVDWHLMASVALVVSGVVLIGIQ; from the coding sequence ATGGGCTTCGTCTTCGGCATCGGCTCGGCTTTCTTCTTCGCGCTTTCGTCGGTGCTGATAAGGATCGGTCAGCGCCACCGGACCGGTGACGACGGAGTCCTGATGACCGTGTCGGTCAATGTTGTGGTCCTGGGACTGGCCGCTTCCTTGGCCGTCCGTCCTCCGTGGAGCGCGACCGGCGTGGTCGCACTCCTGGCCGCCGGAGTGGTCGGATCGGTGTTGGGAAGGTCCTTCAACCTGCGCGCAGTTCGAATGATCGGATCGACTCGCTCCAGCGCCTTCATAACGGGCACACCGGTGGCGGCCGCCGCCGTCGGTTGGATCGTACTGGAGGAGGCAGTGAGCCCGATCGAAGGCTTCGGTGGGTTGCTGGTCATCGGCGGGTTGCTCTGGCTCATCCGGCTGCGGGCCGGGCCTGCCGGCCTGGCTACCGGGGAACGGGTGCCGACCCGCTTCTACGTGATCGCCGCGCTGGCACCGATGTTCTTCGGCACCGCCTTCGTGATGCGCAAGTGGGGACTGCAACGATTCGACAGTTCGGTGATCGGTGCTTTCTTGGGCGCCACTGCCGCTTTCGCAGTCTTGATGTCGGTGGACGTGATACGCGGAGCCATCCGCGACCGTATCGCCGCCAACGTCCATGCGATCCCATGGTGGTTCGTGGCGGCCGGCGTGACGACGAGCATCGCCCTCCTGTCACAGTTCAGCGCCTTCGCATACCTGCCCGCCTGGGTGGTCGGAATCCTCCAGGCGACCCAGGGGATCTGGGCGATCGGTCTGGGGATGCTCTTCCTCAAGGGTGACGAACACGTGGACTGGCATCTG